The Nerophis lumbriciformis linkage group LG05, RoL_Nlum_v2.1, whole genome shotgun sequence genome contains a region encoding:
- the orc5 gene encoding origin recognition complex subunit 5, whose amino-acid sequence MASLLRQPGYEEERLLRVAEQLPCRELQAGMLLSLMGEPQQYSFPSIFIYGHRASGKSHVVNILLKELQLPHATISCVECVSIALLFEQVLLTFFGRDAAASLPRSPSMSDFVRIYKQHRSLSAATQTQYIVIEKAELLRDMDANLLPALLRLQELVEDNVSVVLLSEIVWDTFRPSTGCFEPLLLHFPDYSKTELHQILSRDKHPSYSADFYSSYVNILLGVFYAVCRDLRELRHLAALNFSKFCEPLAEGNVKESDTHKLWRNIEPHLKKAMQTVYLREVSSLQWEKMQVETEAGPVRGLSAHTHVELPFYSKFLLIAAYLASYNPARTDKRFFVKHHGKIRKTKNFLKKNEKTSNHLLGPKPFPLDRLLAIFYSVVDSRVAPTASIFSQISSLVTLQLLAQVSHDDQLDAPKYKCAVSMDFICAIARTVNFDIVKYLYDFI is encoded by the exons ATGGCGTCGTTGCTGCGGCAGCCGGGCTATGAGGAGGAGAGGCTGCTGAGGGTAGCCGAGCAGCTGCCTTGCAGAGAGCTTCAAGCCGGGATGCTGCTGTCGTTGATGGGGGAG CCACAGCAGTACAGCTTCCCTTCAATCTTCATCTACGGTCATCGAGCCTCAGGGAAGAGTCATGTTGTCAACATTCTACTCAAGGAGCTCCAG TTGCCTCACGCCACCATCAGCTGCGTTGAGTGCGTTTCCATCGCCCTGCTCTTCGAGCAAGTGCTGTTGACCTTTTTTGGGCGGGATGCCGCCGCCTCACTACCTCGTAGCCCGTCGATGTCAGACTTTGTCCGTATCTACAAGCAGCATCGGTCCCTATCTGCCGCCACGCAGACGCAATACATA GTGATAGAAAAAGCAGAGCTTCTGCGAGATATGGACGCTAATCTCCTCCCAGCTCTCCTGCGTCTTCAGGAACTG GTGGAGGACAACGTGAGCGTGGTCCTGCTCAGTGAGATCGTGTGGGACACGTTCAGGCCGAGCACAGGCTGCTTCGAGCCTCTTCTGCTCCACTTCCCTGACTACAGCAAAA ctgagcTGCACCAAATTTTGTCTCGGGACAAACACCCGTCCTATTCCGCTGACTTCTACTCTTCTTACGTCAACATCTTGCTGGGCGTCTTTTACGCTGTCTGTCGGGACCTCAGAGAGCTTCGCCACCTG GCTGCACTCAACTTTTCAAAGTTCTGCGAGCCTTTGGCCGAAGGCAACG TGAAAGAGAGTGACACACACAAGCTTTGGCGAAACATTGAGCCTCACTTGAAGAAGGCTATGCAAACGGTCTACCTGCGTGAGGTGTCCAG CCTCCAGTGGGAGAAGATGCAAGTGGAGACTGAAGCCGGGCCTGTGAGAG GCTTATCGGCGCACACACACGTCGAACTGCCTTTTTACTCCAAGTTCCTGCTGATCGCCGCCTACTTGGCGTCCTACAATCCCGCCCGCACCGACAAGCGCTTTTTCGTCAAG CACCACGGCaaaataagaaaaacaaaaaacttccTGAAGAAGAATGAGAAG ACCAGCAACCACCTGCTCGGACCCAAGCCGTTTCCTCTGGACCGCCTCCTCGCCATTTTCTACAGCGTGGTGGACAGCAGGGTGGCGCCCACCGCCAGCATCTTCTCTCAG atCTCCTCTTTGGTGACCTTACAGCTGCTGGCTCAAGTCAGTCATGACGACCAGCTGGACGCCCCCAAGTACAAATGTGCCGTGTCCATGGATTTCATCTGCGCTATAGccag GACGGTGAACTTTGACATTGTCAAGTATCTCTATGACTTCATATGA
- the lhfpl3 gene encoding LHFPL tetraspan subfamily member 3 protein — protein sequence MRASLPGFESLQSARRRRMVPGAPSTGTMLPASEAAKIYQTNYVRNSRAIGVLWAIFTILFAIVNVVCFIQPYWIGDGADTPQAGYFGLFHYCIGSGLSRDLTCQGSFAEFASIPSGAFKAASFFIGMSMALVLSCIGCFALFFFCSTGTVYKICGWMQLAAGTCLILGCMIYPDGWDSDEVKRMCGEQTDKYTLGACSVRWAYILAIMGIMDALILSFLAFVLGNRQDSLMSEELLVDKSGNNSI from the exons ATGCGAGCGTCTCTCCCGGGGTTTGAGTCCCTTCAGTCCGCCCGGAGGAGGAGGATGGTCCCGGGTGCTCCGAGCACCGGCACCATGCTCCCCGCCTCGGAGGCAGCCAAGATCTACCAGACCAACTACGTGCGCAACTCCCGCGCCATCGGCGTGCTGTGGGCCATCTTCACTATCCTCTTCGCCATCGTCAACGTGGTGTGCTTCATCCAGCCTTACTGGATCGGAGACGGCGCCGACACGCCGCAGGCCGGCTACTTCGGCCTCTTCCACTACTGCATCGGCAGCGGCCTGTCCCGGGACCTGACGTGCCAGGGCAGCTTCGCCGAGTTCGCCAGCATCCCGTCCGGTGCGTTCAAGGCCGCCTCCTTCTTCATCGGCATGTCCATGGCGCTGGTGCTCAGCTGCATCGGCTGCTTCGccctcttcttcttctgcagcaccggcaCCGTCTACAAGATCTGCGGCTGGATGCAGCTGGCTGCAG GAACGTGTCTCATCCTGGGCTGCATGATCTACCCCGACGGCTGGGACAGTGACGAGGTGAAGCGTATGTGCGGCGAGCAGACAGACAAATACACGCTGGGCGCTTGTTCGGTGCGCTGGGCCTACATCCTGGCTATCATGGGCATCATGGACGCCCTCATCCTCTCCTTCCTGGCCTTCGTGCTGGGGAACCGCCAGGACAGCCTCATGTCCGAAGAGCTGCTGGTAGACA